In Sphingomonas sp. R1, a single genomic region encodes these proteins:
- a CDS encoding glycosyl hydrolase, protein MELKLRAKAALTSTVASVMLAPGLAVAQQQADPLAAGFRTPPTEARPFVWWHWMNGNVTADGAERDLEWMVRAGIGGVQLFEGNLATPQTVPDRLAWGSAGWAAALRRSADRAARLGLRFGIASSPGWSSSGAPFVTPDQAMKKLVWSETRIVGGRAFHRRLALPPAVAGPYQDIAGAAAVAPFYRDVRVLALPETEDRLRPLAARSTGSAVRPALLSDGTFGASIAVPLASGTREALLVQDFGRSVTARAVTLGLPGRRGFGAPPPADAVLEASDDGRNYRRVAALPAGGAQVRTAAFPPVHARYFRVRLTIPADAGGPPVAPGVTPLPAPSPPVSVALSEFALFAHGRVEHAAEKAGFAAAERYAAMPTDGRAADAPIVKAKVTDLTRRLRPDGTLDWRPPPGHWTILRFGYALTGQQNGPAPAEATGLEVDKLDADAVRGYAQTYLDTYGQAVGAARLAALLSDSIEAGPQNWTPAMIDAFRQARGYDPVPWLPALTGRIVESAEKTDRFLWDFRQTIAELLARNHYGALAAAARARGMTYYAEALEDHRPQLGDDLAMRAAADVPMGAIWTVPPGAAPRQTFVADLQGAASVAHVAGKPLVAAETFTAFGSPWGFAPRDLKATADWAFALGVNRIMIHTSPHQPTEDRPGLSLAPLLGQYFSRHETWAEMARGWTDYLARASYLLQQGRPVADIAYFAGEEAPITGLYGETPVPVPEGYGFDFVSRDVVLDGLSVAPDGTLQTQGGARYALLELGGDSESGMTLAVLERIAALVDHGATVVGPRPKASPSLADDPGRVAAIIGRLWGGQGAGHVWTDRAAALEAKGMRRDWEMPGVADTELGVSHRQLGAGHLWFVANHGATPVQGEMAFRVTGLVPELWFADTGEIRPTGYRMEDGRTFVPLALEATGSVFVVFRRATTDVAASVPERRWEQALAIDGSWEVTFPGVGTLPLSTGSWTKADAPALRHFSGVAVYRRTLDVPAALATSARLMLDLGEVREVARVRINGVDAGISWKPPFRVDVTGMLRAGWNRVEVEVANLWVNHLIGAAKGGPGDVYRPDAPLRESGLIGPVRILTTP, encoded by the coding sequence GTGGAACTGAAGTTGCGTGCGAAGGCGGCGCTGACCAGCACCGTGGCCAGCGTGATGCTGGCGCCAGGCCTTGCTGTCGCCCAACAGCAGGCGGACCCATTGGCGGCCGGGTTTCGCACGCCGCCGACGGAAGCCAGGCCCTTTGTCTGGTGGCACTGGATGAACGGCAACGTCACCGCCGATGGCGCCGAGCGCGACCTCGAATGGATGGTGCGGGCGGGCATCGGTGGGGTGCAGCTGTTCGAGGGGAACCTCGCCACGCCACAGACCGTGCCCGATCGCCTGGCATGGGGCAGCGCGGGATGGGCTGCCGCGCTGCGTCGCAGTGCCGATCGTGCGGCCCGGCTGGGGCTGCGCTTCGGCATCGCCTCGTCTCCCGGCTGGAGCAGCAGTGGCGCGCCGTTCGTGACGCCCGACCAGGCGATGAAGAAACTGGTGTGGAGCGAGACGCGGATTGTCGGCGGTCGCGCTTTCCATCGCCGGCTGGCGTTGCCGCCGGCCGTTGCCGGACCCTATCAGGACATCGCCGGCGCAGCGGCGGTCGCACCGTTCTACCGCGACGTCCGGGTACTCGCGCTGCCCGAGACCGAGGATCGGCTGCGGCCCCTCGCGGCGCGGTCGACGGGCAGCGCGGTGCGCCCGGCGCTGCTGTCCGATGGCACCTTTGGTGCCTCCATCGCGGTGCCTTTGGCATCCGGCACGCGCGAGGCGTTGCTCGTGCAGGACTTCGGGCGCAGCGTCACGGCGCGCGCGGTGACGCTCGGTTTGCCGGGGCGTCGCGGCTTCGGCGCGCCGCCGCCGGCCGATGCGGTGCTGGAGGCGAGCGACGACGGGCGCAACTATCGCCGCGTCGCTGCGCTTCCGGCGGGCGGGGCGCAGGTGCGCACCGCCGCCTTTCCTCCCGTCCACGCCCGCTATTTCCGGGTGCGGCTGACGATCCCGGCGGATGCCGGCGGGCCGCCGGTGGCACCCGGCGTCACGCCGTTGCCGGCGCCGTCTCCACCCGTCAGCGTCGCCCTCTCCGAATTCGCGCTGTTCGCGCATGGCCGGGTGGAGCATGCCGCCGAGAAAGCGGGATTTGCGGCGGCGGAGCGCTATGCGGCGATGCCCACGGACGGGCGTGCCGCGGATGCACCGATCGTGAAGGCCAAGGTGACCGACCTCACCCGGCGCCTCCGACCGGACGGCACGCTCGACTGGCGACCGCCGCCGGGCCACTGGACGATCCTCCGGTTCGGCTATGCCCTGACCGGCCAGCAGAACGGCCCCGCGCCTGCGGAGGCGACTGGGCTGGAAGTCGACAAGCTCGATGCCGATGCGGTGCGCGGCTACGCGCAGACCTATCTCGATACCTATGGGCAGGCGGTAGGGGCTGCGCGGCTTGCGGCGTTGCTCAGCGACAGCATCGAGGCTGGCCCACAGAACTGGACGCCGGCGATGATCGACGCCTTCCGCCAGGCGCGCGGCTATGATCCGGTGCCGTGGCTGCCGGCGCTGACCGGCCGTATCGTGGAGAGCGCCGAGAAGACGGACCGCTTCCTCTGGGATTTTCGCCAGACCATCGCCGAGCTGCTCGCCCGCAATCATTATGGCGCGCTGGCGGCGGCGGCGCGGGCGCGGGGCATGACCTATTATGCCGAGGCACTGGAGGATCATCGCCCGCAACTGGGGGACGATCTGGCGATGCGCGCGGCGGCGGACGTGCCGATGGGGGCGATCTGGACCGTGCCGCCCGGCGCCGCGCCGCGGCAGACCTTCGTTGCCGATCTGCAGGGTGCCGCCTCGGTCGCGCACGTCGCCGGCAAGCCGCTGGTCGCGGCGGAGACCTTCACGGCGTTCGGCAGCCCCTGGGGATTTGCACCGCGGGACCTCAAGGCGACCGCCGACTGGGCCTTCGCGCTGGGCGTCAACCGGATCATGATCCACACCTCGCCGCACCAGCCGACCGAGGACAGGCCCGGCCTGTCGCTGGCGCCGCTGCTCGGCCAGTATTTCAGCCGGCATGAGACTTGGGCCGAGATGGCGCGCGGCTGGACCGACTATCTCGCGCGCGCCTCCTATCTGCTTCAGCAGGGCAGGCCGGTGGCGGATATCGCCTATTTCGCGGGCGAAGAAGCGCCGATCACCGGGCTCTATGGCGAGACGCCGGTGCCGGTTCCCGAAGGCTATGGCTTCGACTTTGTAAGCCGAGACGTTGTGCTGGACGGGTTGTCGGTGGCGCCGGACGGCACGCTGCAAACGCAGGGCGGTGCCCGCTATGCGCTGCTCGAACTGGGCGGCGACAGCGAAAGCGGCATGACGCTGGCCGTGCTGGAGCGGATCGCCGCACTTGTCGATCATGGGGCCACGGTGGTGGGCCCGCGTCCCAAGGCTTCGCCCAGCCTGGCCGATGATCCCGGCCGGGTTGCCGCTATCATCGGCCGCCTTTGGGGAGGGCAGGGAGCCGGCCATGTCTGGACCGATCGTGCGGCAGCGCTCGAGGCCAAGGGTATGCGGCGCGACTGGGAGATGCCGGGCGTTGCAGATACTGAACTGGGCGTCAGTCATCGTCAGCTCGGCGCCGGCCATCTCTGGTTTGTCGCCAACCATGGCGCCACGCCCGTCCAGGGCGAGATGGCGTTCCGCGTCACGGGCTTGGTTCCGGAACTATGGTTCGCGGACACGGGCGAGATCCGGCCTACCGGCTATCGGATGGAAGACGGTCGCACCTTCGTCCCGCTTGCGCTGGAAGCAACCGGATCCGTCTTCGTCGTGTTCCGCCGCGCGACGACGGATGTCGCTGCTTCGGTGCCCGAGCGCCGATGGGAGCAGGCACTTGCGATCGACGGCAGCTGGGAGGTGACGTTCCCGGGTGTCGGCACGTTGCCGCTTTCGACGGGCTCCTGGACCAAGGCAGACGCGCCGGCGCTCCGTCATTTCTCCGGCGTCGCCGTCTACCGTCGCACGCTCGACGTGCCCGCTGCGCTGGCGACCAGTGCCAGGTTGATGCTCGACCTGGGCGAGGTGCGCGAGGTCGCGCGGGTGCGGATCAACGGCGTGGATGCGGGCATCTCCTGGAAGCCGCCCTTCCGGGTCGACGTAACGGGTATGCTGCGCGCAGGTTGGAACCGCGTTGAGGTGGAGGTCGCCAATCTATGGGTGAACCATCTGATCGGCGCGGCCAAGGGCGGGCCTGGGGATGTGTACCGCCCGGATGCGCCGCTGCGCGAATCCGGGCTGATCGGGCCAGTGCGGATCCTCACCACGCCTTGA
- a CDS encoding DUF6379 domain-containing protein: MLERSTIQSSGFSNLGPEGARTGFRLRLRQPNYRGMRLSLIEGVDVVVDGERFAAADNRILFRGRTYGLADLDGETETRWPVGETIDVLIDRPGGLVPGVHQVETILWMRHPYFPPQFRPVPMRDAREATIVL; encoded by the coding sequence ATGCTTGAACGCAGCACGATCCAGAGCAGCGGTTTCTCGAACCTGGGGCCGGAAGGTGCGCGCACCGGCTTTCGACTGCGCCTGCGCCAGCCCAATTATCGCGGCATGCGCCTTTCGCTGATCGAAGGCGTCGACGTGGTGGTGGATGGCGAGCGTTTCGCCGCTGCCGACAATCGCATCCTCTTCCGGGGGCGAACGTACGGTCTGGCCGATCTGGATGGCGAGACTGAAACCCGCTGGCCGGTGGGCGAGACGATCGACGTGCTGATCGATCGACCGGGCGGGCTCGTGCCGGGGGTCCATCAGGTGGAGACCATCCTCTGGATGCGGCACCCCTATTTTCCGCCGCAGTTCCGGCCTGTGCCGATGCGCGACGCGCGGGAGGCGACCATCGTCCTGTAA
- a CDS encoding sugar phosphate isomerase/epimerase family protein — protein MTFQYGVSLYSYTDDFGTVLTLDDAFYHVAEAGAAGIEILGETHLAHYPEPPAGWFDRWFALVERFGLQPTNYGCWVDTCVQKQRVLTAEEASATLARDLQLAHRLGFRFVRPKFGVIDDELTPHPIWEAAVERVLDLAARLDVVICPEIHAPTPIRHPVVEGYVDFIQRTGTKHFGLLIDTGIFQDRPLPYWPGETPEMRENAMSFLNGIKVPVEHLAEVIDHVVFIQAKFHHIDAQLHDHHIPWERVVPMLKKLDYRGWLSSEYEGVRDPWIAIEQVRRQHALIRNLERAFDARTSNGEQAHA, from the coding sequence ATGACGTTCCAATATGGCGTATCGCTCTACAGCTATACCGATGACTTCGGCACCGTGCTGACGCTGGACGATGCCTTCTACCATGTCGCCGAGGCGGGGGCGGCGGGGATCGAGATCCTCGGCGAAACCCATCTCGCCCACTATCCCGAGCCGCCAGCCGGCTGGTTCGATCGTTGGTTCGCGTTGGTCGAGCGCTTCGGTCTGCAACCCACCAACTATGGCTGCTGGGTCGATACCTGTGTGCAGAAGCAGCGGGTGCTGACGGCGGAGGAGGCAAGCGCCACGCTGGCCCGTGACCTGCAGCTCGCGCACCGGCTCGGCTTCCGCTTCGTGCGGCCCAAGTTCGGGGTGATAGACGACGAACTGACCCCGCATCCGATCTGGGAGGCTGCGGTGGAGCGCGTGCTCGACCTCGCTGCTAGGCTCGACGTGGTGATCTGCCCGGAGATCCACGCGCCGACGCCGATCCGCCATCCGGTAGTGGAGGGCTATGTCGATTTCATCCAGCGCACCGGCACCAAGCATTTCGGGCTGCTGATCGATACCGGCATCTTCCAGGATCGACCGTTGCCCTATTGGCCCGGCGAGACGCCCGAGATGCGCGAAAATGCAATGAGCTTCCTTAACGGCATCAAGGTGCCGGTGGAGCACCTTGCCGAGGTGATCGACCATGTCGTGTTCATCCAGGCCAAGTTCCATCATATCGACGCGCAGCTGCACGACCACCACATCCCGTGGGAGCGAGTTGTGCCGATGCTGAAGAAGCTCGACTACAGGGGCTGGCTGTCCAGCGAATATGAAGGCGTGCGGGACCCCTGGATCGCGATCGAGCAGGTCCGGCGGCAGCATGCGCTGATCCGCAACCTCGAGCGCGCCTTTGACGCGCGGACCAGCAACGGGGAGCAGGCCCATGCTTGA
- a CDS encoding FAD-dependent oxidoreductase: MAAALAAIRVGFEVTLYERSGEVKAAGNILNLWPPPQKVLKLIGVDTEDLGAPCQVFFRSAKGKNRAVVNLPEAVVQEYGGGFIGLLRWGLYQRMLAALPPGVLVLGHELRTMTDHGNSVRLDFANGATAEADVVIGADGIRSLVRQQLWGEQPIRHQRLHLVGGYLFVNDALDGIGVLSHDRTTQVSYTPIRHEGKSGYEWWVLDACDPDAPPPADLLGFCRERAKRFPAKVQELIAATPLAHLQRWEIRDRPPLPQWSKGRVTLVGDAAHPTSPYAAYGAGMSIEDGYFLARELAAVDIADTAAVQGALQRYEDRRKPHTAQVTQGAYHTGRMFHHLPAPMRPIRDLVFDHTPFLQKMVGDDMPAHIVAQLAEIEDAEPYVPMHRRSEAAV, encoded by the coding sequence ATGGCGGCCGCGCTGGCGGCGATCCGCGTCGGGTTCGAGGTGACTTTGTACGAGCGTTCGGGCGAGGTGAAAGCCGCCGGCAATATCCTGAACTTGTGGCCGCCGCCCCAGAAGGTCCTCAAGCTGATCGGCGTCGACACCGAGGATCTCGGCGCCCCGTGCCAGGTGTTCTTCCGCAGCGCCAAGGGCAAGAACCGCGCGGTGGTGAACCTGCCGGAGGCGGTGGTGCAGGAATATGGCGGCGGCTTTATCGGACTGCTGCGCTGGGGATTGTACCAGCGAATGCTGGCGGCCTTGCCGCCTGGCGTCCTCGTGCTGGGACATGAACTGCGAACGATGACGGATCACGGCAATTCCGTCCGCCTCGACTTCGCCAACGGCGCCACCGCCGAGGCTGACGTAGTGATCGGTGCCGATGGCATCCGGTCACTGGTGCGCCAGCAGCTCTGGGGCGAGCAACCGATCCGGCACCAGCGGCTCCACCTCGTCGGGGGCTATCTTTTTGTGAACGACGCGCTCGACGGCATCGGCGTGCTGTCGCACGACCGCACGACGCAGGTGAGCTACACTCCGATCCGCCACGAGGGCAAATCGGGCTATGAATGGTGGGTGCTGGATGCGTGCGATCCCGACGCACCGCCGCCCGCCGATCTGCTCGGCTTCTGCCGGGAACGGGCGAAGCGCTTCCCGGCCAAGGTGCAGGAACTGATTGCCGCGACCCCGCTCGCCCATCTGCAGCGCTGGGAGATCCGCGATCGGCCGCCGTTGCCGCAATGGTCGAAGGGCAGGGTAACGCTGGTTGGCGATGCCGCGCATCCCACCTCGCCCTATGCCGCCTATGGTGCGGGCATGTCGATCGAGGACGGCTATTTCCTCGCCCGCGAACTGGCGGCGGTGGATATCGCCGACACTGCGGCGGTGCAGGGCGCGCTCCAGCGGTACGAGGATCGCCGCAAGCCGCACACCGCGCAGGTGACGCAGGGTGCCTATCACACGGGCCGCATGTTCCATCACCTGCCCGCCCCGATGCGGCCGATCCGTGATCTGGTGTTCGATCACACCCCCTTCCTGCAGAAGATGGTCGGCGACGACATGCCCGCGCATATCGTCGCGCAGCTGGCCGAGATCGAGGACGCGGAACCCTATGTCCCCATGCACCGGCGCTCGGAGGCTGCAGTATGA
- a CDS encoding TetR/AcrR family transcriptional regulator — MSADLTERRPYHREDLRRELLEAALGYVRDHGHHGLSVRTLAQAVGVSPGAPYHHFKDRRDLLLAIALHGYSELGAAATRASSSRATAKEKLLALCLSFIAFAQANPRLLQLMYESELTSPMADPALLAHQHAGRYALQAQLDAALPSLSEDARTLRLLALWSTVYGFAALRNKHLIDPFEPADSTPDAVARGTMILAVEAAVSLPTT; from the coding sequence ATGTCCGCCGACCTCACCGAGCGACGCCCCTATCATCGCGAAGATCTGCGCCGGGAATTGCTTGAAGCAGCACTGGGCTATGTGCGCGACCATGGCCATCATGGCCTTTCGGTACGGACGCTGGCACAGGCGGTGGGTGTGTCGCCGGGCGCGCCCTATCACCACTTCAAGGACCGCCGAGACCTGTTGCTGGCGATCGCGCTTCATGGCTATTCGGAACTTGGCGCGGCGGCGACGAGGGCGTCGTCTTCGCGCGCAACTGCCAAGGAGAAGCTGCTGGCACTCTGCCTCTCCTTCATCGCTTTCGCGCAGGCCAATCCACGACTTCTCCAACTGATGTACGAAAGCGAATTGACCAGCCCAATGGCGGATCCGGCTTTGCTGGCACACCAGCATGCAGGTCGCTATGCACTTCAGGCGCAGCTGGATGCGGCGTTGCCATCGCTGTCGGAAGACGCGCGGACGCTGCGACTTCTAGCCCTGTGGTCAACGGTCTACGGCTTTGCTGCGCTCCGCAACAAGCATCTGATCGATCCGTTCGAGCCTGCCGACAGCACCCCGGATGCAGTCGCGCGCGGCACGATGATCCTCGCGGTCGAGGCTGCCGTCAGCCTCCCGACGACTTGA